The following proteins are encoded in a genomic region of Methanobrevibacter gottschalkii DSM 11977:
- a CDS encoding signal recognition particle subunit SRP19/SEC65 family protein: MITVWPQYLNKKLSLNEGRKISKEDCVKDPTINDIERALKRLGLNYELEKDKSYPGKWYEKSGRALVEWDKSKLELIKEISLKIKEIRN, from the coding sequence ATGATTACTGTTTGGCCACAATATTTAAATAAAAAATTATCCCTCAATGAAGGCCGTAAGATTTCAAAAGAGGATTGTGTAAAAGATCCGACTATAAATGACATAGAAAGGGCATTGAAGAGACTGGGACTTAATTATGAACTTGAAAAAGATAAATCATACCCTGGAAAATGGTATGAAAAATCCGGAAGAGCACTCGTTGAATGGGATAAAAGCAAATTAGAATTAATAAAAGAAATTAGCTTAAAGATTAAAGAAATTAGAAACTGA
- the recJ gene encoding single-stranded-DNA-specific exonuclease RecJ, whose amino-acid sequence MMQIPQLMHEQYRQAKELIENAEDIKVYSHIDCDGICSGAILSTILDRQNKEYEIEFVNLDVLDDIELTHELTIFSDLGSGQKIDAKAQKNQKILILDHHPPLRDLDYKNNKDYTYLEINPNHHGIDGSYYVCGGGLCYFLAKRFGYDDLSWIGVLSAIGDMQNTKTGHFEGLNKIIQQDAIDGGYLEIIKSDINIYGRNTRPLFVALSYFSDVKLPITNNTNETMAILEELGIDEKHNRKTLNELTMEEKGKLFQRLMSMLTQAVPPKYIQYLPQLILGDSYTFLKEDEHSFLRDGSEFSTAMNACGRNHEEQIAMEVLKGDRFVALDELEVVSKIHRTNLAKGISSVAENDETNIIELENLQYFDGTGIAPEIVGTITGMILGYCNWKKPIIGFTQTDSDGLKVSLRCSRLLSYDGIHFGNIIREVASDVGGSGGGHAMACGAYIPIDKKYEFLEEFNNRLDGKLTK is encoded by the coding sequence ATCATGCAAATACCACAATTAATGCACGAGCAATACAGGCAAGCAAAAGAACTTATCGAAAATGCGGAAGACATTAAAGTTTATTCCCATATCGATTGTGACGGTATCTGTTCAGGTGCAATCTTATCAACCATACTAGATAGGCAAAATAAGGAATATGAAATAGAATTTGTGAATTTAGACGTGTTGGATGACATTGAACTTACCCATGAACTTACAATATTTTCAGATTTGGGTTCAGGGCAAAAAATTGATGCAAAAGCTCAAAAAAATCAGAAAATACTCATTTTAGACCACCACCCTCCTTTAAGGGATTTGGACTATAAAAATAACAAGGATTATACTTATTTAGAAATTAATCCCAACCATCACGGTATCGATGGATCATACTATGTTTGTGGTGGAGGATTATGTTATTTTCTTGCAAAAAGATTCGGATATGATGATTTAAGCTGGATTGGTGTTTTATCTGCAATTGGAGATATGCAAAATACAAAAACAGGTCATTTTGAAGGTTTGAATAAAATCATACAACAGGATGCAATTGATGGAGGATACCTTGAAATAATAAAAAGCGACATCAACATTTACGGAAGGAACACCCGCCCATTATTTGTTGCACTTTCTTATTTTAGTGATGTTAAACTTCCAATCACCAATAATACCAATGAAACCATGGCTATTTTAGAGGAGTTAGGTATTGATGAAAAACATAACAGAAAAACTTTAAATGAGTTAACAATGGAGGAAAAAGGTAAACTTTTCCAACGTCTCATGTCCATGCTTACACAGGCCGTTCCACCGAAATATATTCAATATTTACCTCAATTAATCTTAGGGGACTCATATACTTTCTTAAAAGAGGATGAACATAGCTTTTTAAGAGATGGTTCTGAATTTTCAACAGCAATGAATGCGTGTGGAAGAAATCATGAAGAGCAGATAGCTATGGAAGTTTTGAAAGGGGACAGATTTGTTGCACTTGATGAACTTGAAGTTGTAAGTAAAATTCATAGAACAAACCTTGCTAAAGGGATTAGTAGTGTTGCAGAAAATGATGAAACAAATATCATAGAACTCGAAAATTTACAATACTTTGATGGAACCGGAATTGCTCCTGAAATTGTTGGAACAATAACAGGAATGATTTTAGGATACTGTAATTGGAAAAAACCAATTATTGGTTTTACACAAACAGATAGTGACGGTCTTAAAGTATCTCTTAGATGTTCCAGATTACTTTCATATGATGGAATTCACTTTGGAAATATCATACGAGAAGTTGCAAGTGATGTTGGAGGATCTGGTGGAGGTCACGCAATGGCTTGTGGAGCTTACATCCCAATTGATAAAAAATATGAATTTTTAGAAGAGTTTAATAATAGATTAGATGGAAAATTAACAAAATAA
- the glf gene encoding UDP-galactopyranose mutase: MADYKYVIVGAGLSGLTIAERIANELNEKVLIIEKRDHIGGNVYDFYKDGILIQKYGPHIYHTNYKKVHDYLSKFTEWTDYVHKVLSYVDDKLVPMPICIDTLNKLYDLDLDENSMKEWIEEHKEDIDEIKSSEDVVLKNAGRDIYNKLFKNYTEKQWGTSAANLSPAVISRIPFRFNHDDRYFSDTYQGMPKEGFTKMCENMAKSDNIHIGLNSDYKDYIGKINYEKLVYTGPIDYFYDYKYGELLYRCLNFVYEVLDEDSYQEAGVVNYPNDPYFTRITEFKKLTQQKVGGKTAIMREYPGFNGEKCYPYPTQEYLDKFKLYESEMEKEENVIFAGRLAKYKYYNMDLVVKDALEIFENEIK; the protein is encoded by the coding sequence ACGTGACCACATCGGAGGTAATGTTTATGATTTCTACAAAGACGGCATACTAATTCAGAAATATGGACCTCACATTTATCATACAAATTATAAAAAAGTTCACGATTACTTATCTAAATTTACTGAATGGACAGATTATGTGCACAAAGTTTTAAGTTATGTTGATGATAAGCTCGTACCAATGCCCATTTGTATAGATACATTAAATAAATTATATGATTTAGATTTAGATGAAAATTCAATGAAAGAATGGATTGAGGAACACAAAGAAGACATTGACGAGATAAAATCCTCTGAAGATGTTGTGCTGAAAAATGCTGGTCGTGATATTTACAATAAATTATTTAAAAATTATACAGAAAAACAATGGGGGACATCAGCAGCTAATTTAAGTCCAGCAGTCATTTCAAGAATTCCATTCAGATTTAATCATGATGACAGATACTTTAGTGACACTTATCAAGGAATGCCTAAAGAAGGATTTACTAAAATGTGTGAAAACATGGCAAAATCAGACAATATTCATATTGGCCTTAATTCCGACTATAAAGATTATATTGGTAAAATTAATTATGAAAAATTAGTCTACACAGGTCCAATCGATTACTTTTACGATTACAAATATGGGGAATTGTTATACAGATGCTTAAATTTTGTATATGAAGTTTTAGATGAAGATTCATATCAGGAAGCAGGTGTTGTAAACTATCCAAATGACCCGTATTTTACAAGGATAACTGAATTTAAAAAATTAACTCAACAAAAAGTTGGTGGAAAAACTGCTATTATGAGAGAATATCCCGGATTCAATGGAGAAAAATGTTATCCCTACCCTACTCAGGAATATCTGGATAAATTCAAATTATACGAATCAGAAATGGAAAAAGAAGAAAATGTAATCTTTGCAGGTAGACTTGCAAAATACAAATATTACAATATGGATTTAGTTGTTAAAGATGCATTAGAAATTTTTGAAAATGAAATTAAATAG